The window TTAGTAGCTATATTCGTAACgccatatttaaaaaaacagtTAGTCCATTTTTATGCTGTAAATTACTCGTacttatttattattaaaagtttGCAGACTTACACTTAATTACACTGCGAATTTTACTAGATATATACTAGCAATTGATTAACTACATATGGAAGAGAAGATAAGAGAGATAGACATATATTAACAATTAGATAGAAGAAAATTAATTAACTGATGAAAACCAAGTGAAAATTAATGCGAAGCCCTATTTTTAGCAAAAACTAAACCTATTGATCACGCTTGTCCGGGAACCTCTCGTAGCCTGACATATGATCACATCTCTCGTcattctccctcctcctttctcACGTATATAAACACCACCCTCCCCTCCGGTTGATCGATCATCTCTTGCATCGATCTTAATTTCTCATCTTTTCGCTCTCGATCTCCTACAGAAGCAATAGTAGCCAGcaaatcaatcgatcgatccgtACAATGGCGGCCCTGAAGATGAACAGGATGGCCGTGGCGGCGCTGTtcctcgccgccgtggtggtggcgggcggcgctGGCGCTAGCGCCCACGTCGGGGTTGGGGCTGGGGCTGGGGccgacgccggcgtcggcgccgccgtcggggcTGGCGCTGACGCCGCCCTCGGGgttggcgccggcgccgccggcgccgccggggctggagttggagctggaaTTGGAGCCGCCGCCAACGTCGCCGGGTCTCTCACCGGCGCCGCtgagggcgccgccggcgtggcaCCCAAGGTGCATgtgtgagatcgatcgatcgatcgagcgcgCCGCGGCTTCCATCTCCACGACTCCATCCGCCCGCAGCGGCTCCGGCGAtccatatttttataaattcgCAGTCGATTGTTTGTTGTTAATCAAAGTTTGGTTAATTTATCCGTCGAGTGTTTGGTTGTTTATTTCATATGCAAACCTCGCGATTTGTGATAAATAATTACCGAAATGTATGTGTGTGTGGGGTGCTAATTCATCCTTCACTCCATTAATTTGTTATAAATATATATCCTTGTACTAGTGTAAATGTAATAAAGATCTTAAGTTATGGGTGGATCATCATATACTCcccccgtcccaaaaaaaagacaaactctggtttccgttcccaacgtttgaccgtccgtcttatttgaaaaaattataaaaaaaaactaaaaagacaagtcacacataaaatattaatcatgttttatcatctaacaacaataaaaatacgaattataaaaataattcatataagacggacagttaaagttggacacggaaacccatggtttgtcttttttcgagacggagggagtatgtattgaCGTAACGTTGCttgattaaaattttgattGTTTTGGTACGGAATCTAACTCATGGAACGGGCCATGCATGCATACCTACACGTTTCATCTTGGTTAAAAGCAAACGGTTCGATGATCGAACAAATGCAATATAGAAGAGGCCCAAATACAAAGTGGATAAAAGACCAGCATTTGCATTGGCTGAAATTGATTTTAATCTAGAGATGTAGTAGCTATTATTCTCTTTAAGCAAAGAACCAGGCATGAAAAAATAAGATAGATAGTTATTAGCagtaaatttatatataaaaatacaattactTCCACCACTGTTCAGATTACTACTTGTCGTATTAATAAATTTCCATCGGAGTTTCTTCCTATATTTTACCTCCACCCACTctctcacccccccccccaacgcCCCAACTATCATCATTAATAAAGAgcactaaaatatttttaaaaatttaatctCTATTAAATAATCTAGAAATATTGATATTTTAGCATAGATAAAGTATTGTACTTTGACTATATCTATATGGAGAAGACATAATTTTTAATAACAAATCTACTCATGCAAAATCAATTACCTTATGCAATTGGGTAAACAGGGTAATAATGGCCAcattaattatttttgtaaatgtATTAAGATAACATGTGACATTCATACAAGAATCCTGCACTATATATAGTGCGCACCCGGGGCTTGGCACCTTGTAAGGAGTAATCATGCAAGCATGTCGCCAAATGTAACTAATTTCTAGCAAGCCAAATTAAGCTTCGAGGCTAAATGACAAATTAAGACTCTATTAAGCATAGGAGcatattattttcttttgtgaaacacagtacaaacataAATTACCTATATTTACATGCACATGCTTACACGTATGAATGAGTATACACCTTACCCTTTGAATACTTCCTAGAGACCAAATCAGCATGAATTGAGATTGATGAACTTGTCATGGTCATGGACGCCTCGCTATGAAAACCGATACTATTTGTACAACACACGGATAGTAAGACAATTGACAACATTACTATatgaacatatatttttttatcaaaaggatgccttttttttttggaaaaacaaGAGCTAGGAGCATATAATTGGATGTACACAATCCACCCACACAtgcaaactttttctttaaaaaaacgcaCATCCTCAAGTgactagttatttttttagcatcatattcttaaaaaaaaagttagaccTTTTTACGTTGCAACTTACTCTTACTTATATTAAAAGATTAGAAACTTACACTTAATTACACTATAAATTTTAATAGATGTACTGCAATATTTGTAATACACATTATGGAGAATTAGAACTAAggatgtgtttggataatgggaaatggaGAGTGGGATTAGGATTGAGAAatgaatgaatggttaggattaaatggaagagggagaatgaatggttagggtgtgttcggaccCAAGGGTTCCCAATCCCTCTCCATCGTATTCCGcgtgcatgcttttcaaactgttaaacagtgcgttttttgtaaaaatgtgtctatacgaaagttgcttaattaaaaaaatcatattgatccatttttttaaaaaaaattagctaatacttaattaatcacacgctaatggactgctccgttttccgtgcttGGGTGATATGTTCCCATTCATCAACagcgaacacacccttagcATTTAAAGATACCTTTTGATGGGTGgaaaattattttcctatcccattatccaaacaatGCCTAAAAGTAATTGATTACCTAAGAGAAGATAGGAGAGATAGACAAACATTAACACATTACATGAGAAAGATAACATGATGAAAACCAAGTGAAAACTTACTGCGAAGCCATATTTTTAGCAAACACATACTCACGCTTGCCCGGGAACCTCTCGTAGCCTCACATCTCGTcattcctccctcctcctttctcACGTATATAAACACCCTCCCCTCCGGGCGATCGATCGTCTCTTGCATCGATCTTAATTTCTCTCTTCATCATCTCGCTATATACGTgcaatggcggtggcgcagGTGAGCAGGACGGCCGTGGTGGCGCTGGTCCTCGtcgccgtggtggtggcggcggcgtacgtgccggcggcgaccgcgtaCGGCTGCTTCGACGACTGCTACGAGCGCTGCGCCAACGGGAAGACGGACGACGCCTGCAACTCCATGTGCAAGCAGGCttgcagcggcgccggcggcggccccgcCGAGGCGCCCGACGAGGCTTGATCGCCGacgacgagcgccgccgcgccgccgtccatcgATCTCCATATCCGCCCGTAGCCGCCGGCTATATATACACTCgattatttgtttgtttgttgttAATTCAAGTTTGATTGATTTAACCGTCGAGTATCTAAATtagtttgttttgtttgtttaaTTTATGCAAGCTGGTGTACTCTCTCAGCGATTTGTAATTCTTGTGTGATAATTAAGTGAATTTGTTCCCTTGTTTCTtctttgattaattaattaccgaGATGCCTTGCAAAAGAAAGATCGATCAATTACCGAAATGTGTGTGCGCTGTTAATTCATCTTTGGTGGCCAATTCATCAGTGCGGTGGAATCCATCTTACAAAGATATTTAATACTTGGCtcgtaaaactatatatatatacatttttatTATGTTTAGAGAAGAGATATTGGGAGTATACTTGCTAATAAATATGGGGGAAGGAAGGAATAGAAATAAAACCTTGTGGTAGATTTATGGTTTGAACATTTTATTATCTCAGTTGTTGTAGGAGATCGAATGGCCTCTAGATGACATGTTTTAACTAGAAACTCATATTAGGCTGAATTGAACTGGTTATAAGTGGCTATTTTGATGTAACAAGTGTTGTTGATATTTTCTTTAACCTATGGCAAAACATGAACAATAACTATGTTAATGGATAGCTATTGTTTGGGAACTCTAGATTACGTTCATGGATGTACTACAcatgaaaaagaagaaaagttgGGTGTAAAATTGAAAGatagatatgttttttttagggGGAGGGGGTGTTTAATTGTTACTATCTAACAAAAGCCAAGTAATGCTTATGGCTtgggcaacatatcctatacacataagctctcacgtgtacacacatgcacaccaactaacaaatatcataaaaaatctaaaaaatattcatgtatgtactttcaatagtattacacctagggaTAAAGTCTTAACCTCAAATTCGTTATATTTTAGttgtaacaaaaaaacaaaaaatctaacagttttaaggttgtaattctgtcagaattttgtcttttttactttctatgTAGAattaatgaatttgaagatgtaACTTTACatgtagatgtaatactattggaagcaaatgtatgaatttttttagaatttttatgataatttttagttggtgtacacggtgtgtataTACgagtgcataggatacgctctcTATGGCTTGCTACCCAAAATTGAAAGTTAGTATACAATGTCTCGTTTTTCAAGTTTTACGGCGCTCCATCACAATGTTTAATTAAGGGCATAAACAATAGTTTGACATCagcatttggaaaaaaaaactcatgatGTTAAATATTGGAGGATGTAAAAGAGAGAGATTATCGTTGGTACAGGTGACGGATTTGACGATGGGCCATTGGTTTGATGTCAAAATATGCCTACCAAACTGTTGGTATTTTAAATAGTAATTTGGCTATTGTTTGATTTACtaccaaaatatgccaataagATACATAAGTTACCAAAAACATTTGGCACTACTAAAATTGGCCTATAATTTGGCATTGCCAATATTTGGcatggtagcaaaccaaacaagcccgaTACCAGTAAGCAAATTAAACAACACAATTAAGTACAAACTTTATCTAAGActgcattaattaattatgacaCGAAAAATTTTGTACTCCTAAATAACAACGTTACTAAGAGCAGGACCAATAGCAGGCTATatgccagctataaacacataacGAGGAgatgaaagaagagagagatgagcagcggactacagatttatagccagcagCAATACGGGCTCCAAGACGAAATGTATGTATAACAGGTGGGACTATATACTAATAGTGTAGTATACGTTTATATGCTACTATTGCATGActtagctattaaattgactatagatgatttggagctagtaattggctatactattaaacttgctctagtCACTTTTTGTGTCATAACTATGGGCAAACTAATAgcttcatcttttcgcttatacttgtGGTAATTGTAACGGCTCATtaactaataaaaaataattaatggaCATTTTTTATAAATGTATTCCAAGCGATTTTAAAACAGATGGTGTAAAGtaaattactctctccgtttcaaattataagtctttttattttggtcaaagtcaaactacttcaaatttaattaagtttgtagaaaaatataataatatttacaacaccaaattagttttattaaatcaatgattatattttcataatatatttgtcttgggttgaaaatgttactatttttctcTACAAATTTGAACTTAGAGTGATTttactttaaccaaagtcaaaacgacttataatctagaactgagggagtataatagaaaaccacaaaatcaacttagattaagttttgaaatttacaTTTTCACTAAGGCTTATAAGACGAAAATTAAACGATGGGggtttaaatttaaaaaagagGAAATGGATGCGACGCGTGTTAGTCGAGTAGCCGAGTCCGACCCAAAAACACTCACTCGGCCCACATCACGCCACCACCCCGACCCAACCCAAACTTCTtttccacgccgccgccgccgccgccgccgccccacgcccgatgccacccgccgccgccggctgccaccGCTGCCGGCGGCTTCCTCCCCACCGCCGTTGACCTCCCCCCACGCCCTCGCCATgccccgcctccccctcctcccctcccgctccccccgccgccgccccctcctcctcgccattCTCTCGAACACCTTCTCCGCGTCCACCCGCGCCCCTCCCCCGCCTCTCCCCCCGCTCTCCCCGCTTCTCCCGCGCcgagccgacgccgccaccgccctcacCCCCGTCGCCTCCGCCATCGCCGACTCCTTCCGCGACTGgttcctcctgtcccgccgcggGGCCGCgggggccgccgcgccgcccgcggcgcTCGACGCGATCTACAGCGCCGTCGCggccgaggaggccgcggcgctCGACGCGCTCCCGCTCTCCGAGCAGCTCGTGCTGGCCGtgctccgccaccgcccgcgccacctccccgacgacgacgcgctgctgctgctccgcctCAGGTTCTTCGACTGGTCGGGGAGCCGCGGGCGGTACTCCCACACGCGCGCCGTGTACCACTCCGTCttccgcctcctctcccgctcccgccgctccgccgtggtGGTGGACTGGCTCCGCCTCTTCTCCAACGCCAACGCGACCCCCGCCAGGTCGCGCTTCCACGACACGCTCGTCGTCGGctacgccgtcgccggcgatccCCAGCGCGGGCTCAGCATCCTCGGTCGCATGCGATTCCGCGGCCTCGACCTCGACGCCTTCTCCTCCCACATCCTCCTCAATTCCCTCGTCGAGGCGTCGCTCCATGAGTATGCTGATTCCTTCGCTCGCCACCTTGCTGCAAGTCCTGTGGCGACCTGCATTCGCATCAAGAGCCTCTGCCGCCAAGCCCGCAGCAGAGATGCCGTGGCTCTCCTGGACACCCTCCCTTTCGACCAAGCATCCAGTGCCCCTGCAGCTGGCTCGATCATCACAGACTTGTGCCGCCGTGGGCGCTTTGATGATGCAGCTCAGATTGTTGACAGGTTCCCCTCCGCTGATGTGTATGGCTCATGGATTCATGGCCTCGTCGAGGCCGGGAGACTCGACACTACGTTGCAGTTCCTTTCTGAGAAGAAAGAAGCCGAGGGGTATATTCCTGATGGACCTCGGTATGACAAGCTTACGTATCGCTTGCTTCGCAGTAACAGGCTCGGTGAGGTGTATGACTTGCTTGTGGAAATGATGGAGGAGGGCATTGCTCCAGGCCGTTCAACCATGAATGCCGCGCTTTGCTTCTTTTGCAAGGCTGGGCTCGTGGAAGTTGCGGCACACTTGTATCGGTCAAGGATGGAGCTTGGGGTTAACCCTAACAAGGATGTGTACAACAATTTGATCAGGGCTCTTTGTCGGGTTGGGGACACAGAAGAGGCGTGCCTGGTGTTGGAGCAGGCTATGGCAGAAGGGTACTTCCCTGGGCGACAGACATTTACCATGTTTGCAAATGTGTTGTGTCAGGAGGGGAAGCTAGATAGGGTGCGAGTGCTCCTTGACAGAGCACTCAAGCAGGAGGCATGCCCAACGGACAGTGTCTTGGCCAAGTACCTTGTGGCATTGTGCAAGAGTGGGGATGTGGAGGCAGCATGTGCAGTGCCTCAGATGGCAGGCAGCAAAAGTCCTAAGGGCTTATATCGCTACGAATCAACTTACAAGAGCTTGATTCGGGCATTGATATTGATCAGGAGGGTGGATGTACTGCCAAGGCTCTTACTGGAAATGCAAGACATGGGGCACATCCCGAGCCGAAGCCTCTATCAGTCGGTTGTTTGTGCTTTGTGTGAGGTGAGCAGGTATGCTGAGGTTCTGGAGCTGCTGAACAACCAGCTGCAACGGACTGACCTACACCCCCGTGTATGCTACAACTACTTCATCGCTGGGGCTGGGCATGCTAAGAAGGCTGACATGG of the Oryza sativa Japonica Group chromosome 2, ASM3414082v1 genome contains:
- the LOC4328165 gene encoding uncharacterized protein; this encodes MAALKMNRMAVAALFLAAVVVAGGAGASAHVGVGAGAGADAGVGAAVGAGADAALGVGAGAAGAAGAGVGAGIGAAANVAGSLTGAAEGAAGVAPKVHV
- the LOC112937963 gene encoding uncharacterized protein, translating into MAVAQVSRTAVVALVLVAVVVAAAYVPAATAYGCFDDCYERCANGKTDDACNSMCKQACSGAGGGPAEAPDEA
- the LOC4328167 gene encoding pentatricopeptide repeat-containing protein At1g71210, mitochondrial produces the protein MPRLPLLPSRSPRRRPLLLAILSNTFSASTRAPPPPLPPLSPLLPRRADAATALTPVASAIADSFRDWFLLSRRGAAGAAAPPAALDAIYSAVAAEEAAALDALPLSEQLVLAVLRHRPRHLPDDDALLLLRLRFFDWSGSRGRYSHTRAVYHSVFRLLSRSRRSAVVVDWLRLFSNANATPARSRFHDTLVVGYAVAGDPQRGLSILGRMRFRGLDLDAFSSHILLNSLVEASLHEYADSFARHLAASPVATCIRIKSLCRQARSRDAVALLDTLPFDQASSAPAAGSIITDLCRRGRFDDAAQIVDRFPSADVYGSWIHGLVEAGRLDTTLQFLSEKKEAEGYIPDGPRYDKLTYRLLRSNRLGEVYDLLVEMMEEGIAPGRSTMNAALCFFCKAGLVEVAAHLYRSRMELGVNPNKDVYNNLIRALCRVGDTEEACLVLEQAMAEGYFPGRQTFTMFANVLCQEGKLDRVRVLLDRALKQEACPTDSVLAKYLVALCKSGDVEAACAVPQMAGSKSPKGLYRYESTYKSLIRALILIRRVDVLPRLLLEMQDMGHIPSRSLYQSVVCALCEVSRYAEVLELLNNQLQRTDLHPRVCYNYFIAGAGHAKKADMAREVYNQMEYSGLEPSGDSNVLLLMSYLRSKRIGDALNFFNFIRDKKTPGTKLYNVFISGLCEAQKPEQAMVFWREAREKGLVPSISCYEQLVLLLCSVKDYDNVVKVIDDFKETGRPVSAFLCNVLLLHTLRGSDLLKAWKRSEQATVKPEEIQGKGVGRFLIGELIMMFAGGIRNMNDLEDLEEDLEKHFPVDVYTYNMLLRGLSMVGRMDSACNLFERLCRKGYEPNRWTFDIMVHGFCKNSDRDEAERWMEAMHRNGFYPTWYTMRIYNNLALRSTDHKVISFV